One part of the Enterococcus sp. DIV1094 genome encodes these proteins:
- a CDS encoding ATP-binding cassette domain-containing protein: METILRIKNLEKHFPIKKKNPFSIGKDYVKANKDISVDILKGETLGIVGESGCGKSTFGRTIIQLQRQTSGSTLYYGETLEDFTPLYMKKIYQELPQKMKSFEKARSVIAELENKRSRNSSEADHVTEQLRLKKAVFENDYGNMLRLVGGLILHEDLKKVSKTLLAHYQVASSIAKSKRSLTFNQQKQLMGASVDQKEIDRIEETLQQQQEELAVINQTVSQLRKEVMGNKDFEYFEQQLDSGIDLANLTSKESQALRKDLQIIFQDPYSSLDPRLTVGEIIGEGLLIHQFFKNKKDPKYEAYIIDIMEKCGLKKEFIDRYPHQFSGGQRQRIGIARALALKPKFIVCDEAVSALDVSIQSQIINLLQELREELNLTYLFITHDLGVVRFISDRIAVMYFGHIVEIAPASMIFKNPVHPYTRQLLNAIPTLDEDQQQWDLQETYPEFAFYYSKEQDTDPDWVEVEPDHFVKCTLN; encoded by the coding sequence ATGGAAACTATTTTGCGCATCAAAAATCTAGAAAAACATTTTCCTATCAAGAAAAAAAATCCTTTTAGTATTGGGAAAGATTATGTAAAAGCCAACAAGGATATTTCAGTAGATATCCTAAAAGGCGAGACACTAGGGATTGTTGGTGAAAGTGGCTGTGGCAAGTCAACATTTGGTCGTACCATCATCCAATTACAACGACAAACGAGCGGCTCTACTCTTTATTACGGAGAAACCTTAGAGGACTTTACACCTTTATATATGAAAAAAATCTATCAAGAACTTCCACAAAAAATGAAGTCTTTTGAGAAAGCAAGAAGTGTGATAGCTGAACTTGAAAATAAGCGTAGTAGAAATAGCTCAGAAGCGGATCATGTAACGGAGCAATTACGTCTAAAAAAGGCTGTTTTTGAAAATGACTATGGCAATATGTTACGACTTGTAGGAGGATTGATTTTACACGAAGATCTAAAAAAAGTGAGTAAGACATTATTGGCTCACTATCAAGTGGCATCGAGTATTGCTAAAAGTAAAAGAAGTCTTACTTTCAACCAACAGAAACAATTAATGGGGGCATCTGTCGATCAGAAAGAAATTGACCGGATCGAAGAAACGCTTCAACAGCAACAAGAAGAGTTAGCGGTTATCAACCAAACAGTTTCACAACTGAGAAAAGAAGTAATGGGCAATAAAGATTTTGAGTACTTTGAGCAACAGTTAGACTCAGGGATTGACCTTGCTAATTTAACTTCGAAGGAATCGCAAGCATTACGCAAGGATTTACAAATCATTTTTCAAGATCCATATTCCTCGTTGGACCCACGCTTGACTGTCGGGGAGATCATCGGAGAAGGACTATTGATCCATCAGTTTTTCAAAAATAAAAAAGATCCAAAGTATGAGGCGTATATCATTGATATTATGGAAAAATGTGGGCTGAAGAAAGAATTTATTGATCGATATCCACACCAATTTTCCGGTGGGCAACGTCAAAGGATCGGCATTGCAAGAGCACTCGCTCTTAAACCGAAATTTATTGTTTGTGATGAGGCAGTCTCTGCATTAGATGTTTCTATTCAGTCGCAAATCATCAACTTGCTTCAAGAGTTACGTGAGGAACTTAACCTGACCTATTTATTTATTACGCATGACCTCGGTGTCGTGAGATTTATTTCCGATCGTATCGCAGTCATGTATTTTGGACATATCGTAGAAATAGCACCAGCAAGCATGATCTTCAAAAATCCTGTCCATCCTTATACAAGACAATTGCTAAATGCGATCCCGACACTTGATGAGGATCAGCAGCAGTGGGATCTTCAAGAAACCTACCCTGAGTTTGCCTTTTACTATTCAAAAGAGCAAGATACAGATCCCGATTGGGTCGAAGTAGAACCAGATCATTTTGTAAAATGCACATTAAACTAA
- a CDS encoding ABC transporter ATP-binding protein, whose translation MKLLEVNNLHTYFDTKRGTVKAVKGVTFSLEKGKTLGIVGESGSGKSQTAMSILQLFQRNQYIAEGEIRFEGKNIRDFSKKELLQIRGNEISMIFQEPMTSLNPVFTIKAQLIEALRLHQDLSKKAALMRAYELLEAVKITDVNRVAKQYPHQLSGGMSQRVMIAMALACNPKLLIADEPTTALDVIIQADILKLMDELKNKLGTSILFITHDLGVISKMADDVIVMHGGKIVESASIEDIFKNAHHPYTRRLLAAFLRTDIQQKQSEPIDFYNKENKRFDFTNFKATESVDPDWVKVGENHYVAASLKEIVPDWEDSRMYKQEK comes from the coding sequence ATGAAGTTACTCGAGGTAAATAATCTACACACCTATTTTGATACAAAACGTGGAACAGTCAAAGCGGTCAAAGGTGTTACTTTTTCTCTTGAAAAAGGAAAAACGCTGGGCATCGTTGGCGAAAGTGGGAGTGGGAAAAGTCAAACTGCGATGTCGATCTTGCAACTCTTTCAGCGCAATCAATACATTGCTGAAGGGGAGATCCGCTTTGAAGGTAAAAATATTCGGGATTTTTCAAAGAAAGAGCTTCTACAGATTCGCGGAAATGAGATTTCGATGATTTTCCAAGAGCCAATGACGAGTTTGAATCCGGTTTTCACAATCAAAGCACAGTTGATCGAAGCGTTGAGGTTACATCAGGATCTAAGTAAAAAAGCAGCTTTAATGAGAGCGTATGAGTTGTTAGAAGCAGTCAAGATCACCGATGTCAATCGGGTGGCAAAGCAATATCCGCATCAGCTTTCAGGTGGGATGAGCCAGCGAGTGATGATTGCGATGGCGTTAGCTTGTAATCCGAAACTATTGATTGCTGATGAGCCGACGACTGCTTTAGATGTCATCATCCAAGCGGATATATTAAAGTTGATGGATGAGTTGAAAAATAAGCTAGGAACGAGTATTTTATTCATTACGCATGACCTTGGTGTCATCAGTAAAATGGCAGATGATGTGATCGTCATGCATGGCGGAAAAATCGTAGAAAGTGCATCAATCGAAGACATTTTCAAAAATGCACATCATCCATATACACGTCGCTTATTAGCAGCGTTTTTAAGAACGGATATCCAACAAAAACAATCTGAACCAATTGATTTTTATAATAAAGAAAATAAACGATTTGATTTCACAAATTTCAAAGCAACTGAATCTGTTGATCCTGATTGGGTAAAAGTCGGCGAAAACCATTATGTCGCAGCAAGTTTGAAAGAAATCGTACCCGATTGGGAGGACAGTCGAATGTACAAGCAAGAGAAATAA
- the celB gene encoding PTS cellobiose transporter subunit IIC encodes MNGFMDKLAQKIMPLANLLGQNRYLTVLRDAFMLSFPLTMFGSIVVVFNNLPFFSDATKGTLSSLFGNGQNATMSIMSVFVTFGIGYYLSKSYDVEGIFGGAVSFASFLILTPFVMTTVGGEEVSGVLTLDRLGAKGMFIGMIAAFIAGEIYCRITKRGWQIKMPASVPPAVTKSFAALIPAVVTLTVFLIINAVMTGVFHANLHDVVYEVIQKPLTGLGSSLPATLIALFFVQFLWFFGLHGQIIVNSVMDPIWNTLMLDNLEAYQNGQELPHIITKPFMETFTVGIGGSGMTLAVVLLMAFVLKKKQYRDVGRLALAPGIFNVNEPAIFGLPIVLNATILIPWVVAPLVVTTFNYLVMAAGIVPAPTGVSVPWTVPIIASGVLATNSWLGGLLQVIDFVIVAVIWYPFLMILDKQPDMDVV; translated from the coding sequence ATGAACGGTTTTATGGATAAACTAGCTCAGAAAATCATGCCTTTAGCGAACCTTCTAGGGCAAAATCGTTACTTGACAGTGTTACGGGATGCATTTATGTTATCTTTCCCTTTAACAATGTTCGGATCGATTGTTGTCGTTTTCAATAACTTACCATTCTTTAGTGATGCAACTAAAGGAACGCTATCAAGCTTATTTGGAAATGGGCAAAATGCAACAATGAGTATCATGTCAGTCTTTGTTACTTTTGGTATTGGCTATTATTTATCTAAATCATATGATGTTGAAGGTATTTTTGGAGGCGCTGTCTCATTTGCCAGCTTCTTGATCTTAACGCCTTTCGTCATGACAACTGTCGGTGGCGAAGAAGTATCTGGTGTGTTGACTCTTGATCGCTTAGGCGCAAAAGGAATGTTCATCGGTATGATCGCTGCTTTCATCGCAGGTGAAATCTACTGCCGCATCACAAAACGTGGTTGGCAGATCAAAATGCCCGCAAGTGTCCCACCAGCTGTAACAAAATCATTTGCTGCATTGATCCCAGCGGTTGTGACTTTGACTGTTTTCTTGATCATCAATGCAGTTATGACTGGCGTTTTCCATGCAAACTTACATGATGTCGTTTATGAAGTCATCCAGAAACCATTGACTGGTTTAGGAAGTAGTTTACCTGCTACTTTGATTGCTTTGTTCTTTGTACAATTCCTATGGTTCTTTGGTCTTCATGGTCAAATCATCGTCAACTCTGTAATGGACCCTATTTGGAACACGTTGATGCTTGATAACTTAGAAGCTTACCAAAATGGTCAAGAATTGCCTCATATCATCACGAAACCATTTATGGAAACATTCACTGTAGGAATCGGTGGATCAGGGATGACTTTAGCAGTCGTTCTATTGATGGCATTTGTTTTGAAGAAAAAACAATACCGTGATGTTGGTCGTTTAGCTCTTGCTCCAGGAATTTTCAACGTCAATGAACCAGCCATTTTCGGTTTGCCGATCGTATTGAATGCAACGATCTTGATTCCTTGGGTTGTCGCACCATTAGTCGTAACAACTTTCAACTATCTAGTGATGGCAGCAGGAATCGTACCCGCTCCAACTGGTGTCTCCGTTCCATGGACAGTACCGATCATTGCGAGCGGTGTGTTAGCTACAAACTCATGGTTAGGCGGCTTGCTACAAGTCATCGATTTTGTGATCGTCGCTGTCATCTGGTATCCGTTCTTGATGATCTTAGATAAACAACCTGATATGGATGTTGTCTGA
- a CDS encoding glycoside hydrolase family 1 protein: MTKYVFPENFWWGSAASGPQTEGRVTGDGKGENIWDHWYDLEPEKFFNQVGPSKTSQVYTKYKEDVALMKATGHNTFRTSIQWSRLLPNGTGEVNEQAVTFYRTYFEELIAQGIEPFVNLFHFDMPMPLQEKGGWLARETVEAYAEYAKTCFELFGDLVKKWFTHNEPIVPVEGGYLYQFHYPNHVDFKEAVQVGFHENLASAKAIQIYHETGQDGEIGIILNLTPSYPRDENNAEDVKAAAIADAFFNRSFLDPAVKGEFPQELIDIVKELDIMPVMEEGDLTIIQENKVDLLGINYYQPRRIKAKETPIDKDRAPLPDDYFDNYDMPNKKMNPYRGWEIYEKGIYDILTNTRENYGNIKCFISENGMGVEGEERYVNEQGMIEDDYRIEFVTDHLKYVHQAIQEGTNCLGYHMWTCMDNWSWTNAYKNRYGFIAVDLDQDGKRTIKKSGHWFKEVADNNGFDA, translated from the coding sequence ATGACAAAATATGTATTTCCAGAAAATTTTTGGTGGGGTTCAGCTGCTAGCGGCCCGCAGACAGAAGGACGTGTTACAGGAGATGGCAAAGGAGAAAACATTTGGGATCATTGGTACGACTTGGAACCTGAGAAGTTTTTCAATCAAGTAGGACCAAGCAAGACTTCTCAAGTGTATACGAAATATAAAGAAGATGTTGCATTGATGAAAGCGACTGGTCATAATACGTTCCGCACATCGATCCAGTGGAGCCGTTTGCTTCCTAATGGTACAGGAGAAGTAAATGAACAAGCAGTGACTTTCTATCGCACGTACTTTGAAGAACTGATTGCACAAGGTATTGAACCATTCGTCAATCTTTTCCATTTTGATATGCCGATGCCTTTACAAGAAAAGGGTGGTTGGTTAGCAAGAGAAACTGTCGAAGCTTATGCTGAGTATGCCAAAACATGTTTTGAATTGTTCGGAGATCTTGTGAAGAAATGGTTTACGCATAATGAACCAATCGTACCTGTAGAAGGTGGCTACCTTTATCAATTCCATTATCCTAATCATGTGGACTTCAAAGAAGCAGTTCAAGTAGGGTTCCATGAAAACTTGGCAAGTGCAAAGGCGATACAAATCTACCATGAAACAGGACAAGATGGAGAGATCGGTATTATCCTGAACTTGACACCAAGTTACCCACGTGATGAAAATAACGCTGAAGATGTGAAAGCTGCGGCAATTGCGGATGCCTTTTTCAATCGTTCATTCCTTGATCCAGCTGTTAAAGGTGAGTTCCCACAAGAGTTGATCGATATCGTTAAAGAATTGGATATCATGCCTGTCATGGAAGAAGGAGATTTGACGATCATCCAAGAAAATAAAGTGGATCTTTTAGGGATCAATTATTATCAGCCACGACGTATCAAAGCGAAAGAAACGCCAATCGACAAAGATCGCGCACCATTACCAGATGATTATTTTGACAACTATGATATGCCGAATAAAAAAATGAATCCTTATCGCGGTTGGGAAATCTATGAAAAAGGTATCTATGATATCTTGACAAATACGCGAGAAAATTACGGCAATATCAAATGTTTCATCTCTGAAAACGGCATGGGTGTTGAAGGAGAAGAGCGTTATGTCAATGAACAAGGAATGATTGAAGATGATTATCGCATCGAGTTTGTGACAGATCATTTAAAATATGTGCATCAAGCGATTCAAGAAGGCACAAATTGTTTAGGGTACCATATGTGGACTTGTATGGATAACTGGTCTTGGACAAATGCTTATAAAAACCGTTATGGCTTTATCGCGGTCGATCTAGATCAAGATGGTAAGCGGACGATCAAAAAATCTGGTCATTGGTTCAAAGAAGTAGCGGATAATAATGGCTTTGACGCGTGA
- a CDS encoding universal stress protein, with product MVDTYKNILVAIDGSEKSEKAFIEAIATAKRNQAKLHILYVNEVSGNYFGDFAFVTTSLQEELDEVADKQMKEHQNLAIEKGLTDIKTYVLYGYPKTLIANFNESEEPIDLIVMGATGLNAVERALVGSTTSYVVNHAPCNVLVVK from the coding sequence ATGGTAGATACGTATAAAAATATTTTAGTAGCAATCGACGGTTCAGAAAAATCAGAAAAAGCATTTATTGAGGCAATTGCCACAGCAAAACGCAATCAAGCGAAATTGCATATTTTGTATGTGAATGAGGTGTCAGGAAACTATTTTGGTGATTTTGCTTTTGTCACAACAAGTTTACAAGAAGAATTAGATGAAGTGGCAGATAAACAAATGAAGGAACACCAAAATTTAGCGATCGAAAAAGGATTGACCGATATTAAAACGTATGTATTATACGGTTATCCAAAAACATTGATCGCAAACTTCAACGAGTCAGAAGAGCCGATCGATTTGATCGTCATGGGCGCGACTGGTTTGAACGCTGTCGAACGTGCATTAGTAGGTTCAACCACTTCTTATGTGGTCAACCATGCGCCATGTAATGTGTTAGTTGTAAAATAA
- the thiD gene encoding bifunctional hydroxymethylpyrimidine kinase/phosphomethylpyrimidine kinase has protein sequence MEQQYVQVMTIAGSDSDGSAGMQADLHTFFTRKVYGVSVLTACVAGNSYGIGASVPLPTDFIDKEFELIAEDYQVKAAKTGMLADAALINTVVKNVQKYDFGPLVVDPVIMTKHGNQLLEKEALSTLKTALLPLAEVVTPNFYEAEKLTGLKLNTEEDYAKAAQILQKMGPKNVLIKGHHASDTNQQTVKDYVRLASGKTFWLEAPFYATDRINGTGDSLSACIAAELAKGETVEAAIRTAKQYVNQAIKEEIFVGHKYGPINHWAAEAVE, from the coding sequence ATGGAACAACAATATGTCCAAGTAATGACGATTGCTGGATCAGATAGCGATGGAAGTGCAGGCATGCAAGCCGATCTGCATACGTTTTTTACCAGAAAGGTCTATGGAGTATCTGTTTTGACTGCTTGTGTAGCTGGGAATTCTTATGGGATCGGTGCGAGTGTCCCTTTACCAACGGATTTTATCGACAAAGAGTTTGAACTGATCGCAGAGGATTATCAGGTCAAAGCAGCAAAGACCGGGATGTTGGCGGATGCTGCATTGATCAATACAGTGGTCAAAAATGTTCAGAAGTATGATTTTGGTCCTTTAGTCGTTGATCCAGTGATAATGACGAAGCATGGCAACCAGTTATTGGAAAAAGAAGCATTGAGTACGTTGAAAACAGCACTTTTACCACTGGCGGAAGTAGTGACACCTAATTTTTATGAAGCGGAGAAACTGACGGGTCTCAAATTGAACACAGAAGAAGATTATGCCAAAGCGGCTCAAATTCTCCAAAAGATGGGACCTAAAAATGTTTTGATCAAAGGCCATCATGCGAGCGATACAAACCAACAAACAGTCAAGGATTATGTTCGTTTGGCTTCAGGAAAAACATTTTGGTTGGAAGCTCCATTTTACGCAACCGATCGCATCAATGGCACGGGTGACTCTTTGTCTGCCTGTATTGCTGCTGAATTAGCAAAAGGTGAAACTGTTGAAGCAGCGATTCGTACGGCGAAACAATATGTCAATCAAGCAATCAAAGAAGAAATTTTTGTCGGACATAAATATGGCCCGATCAATCATTGGGCGGCTGAAGCGGTCGAATAA
- the cls gene encoding cardiolipin synthase, producing the protein MVGSIITFLYVLNALIALVTILIKPRDVAAIWAWLLVLFALPGFGFVLYLFFGRGLTDKKKFHLRQSDLTELENFQDFKGDTLEHYDPIIQNEEHQHFVDFFSSLNQMPLTRKNAVTLLTDGQEKLTAVLKDIEAAKHSIHIEYYAFVTDNIGQQILTLLEKKAAEGVEVRLLYDAFGSHGTKTKDFKKLVENGGHVHTFITSQRALLRFRLNYHDHRKIIVVDGKIGYTGGFNIANQYVNHTKKFGYWRDTHIRIYGAAASLLQLRFLMDWNVSVPDQKKVGYHLDYFYKVDKKDQDQLYQTSIQLVSSGPNNEREQIKLSFIKLISSAKKRVWIQTPYLVPDESVIAALKIAAASGVEVKIMIPNKPDHPFIYRATQYYARQLIKENIQILVYENGFLHAKTLIMDDEICMVGSANQDIRSYRLNFESSAIIYDPAFLQQLADQFVLDEKASIPMTTETVKEMSNWLLFKQQISRLFSPIL; encoded by the coding sequence GTGGTAGGAAGCATTATTACTTTTTTATATGTACTGAACGCACTTATTGCACTTGTAACTATCTTGATCAAGCCTCGAGATGTCGCTGCGATCTGGGCATGGTTGCTCGTTTTGTTCGCTTTACCTGGTTTTGGCTTCGTTCTCTATCTTTTCTTTGGTCGCGGATTGACTGACAAGAAAAAATTCCACCTTCGTCAGAGTGATCTAACAGAACTGGAAAATTTCCAAGACTTCAAGGGAGATACCTTAGAACATTATGACCCCATCATCCAAAATGAAGAACATCAACATTTCGTTGATTTCTTCTCATCCTTGAATCAAATGCCCCTCACCCGAAAAAATGCAGTCACACTGCTGACAGACGGCCAAGAAAAATTAACTGCTGTGCTAAAAGATATTGAAGCAGCTAAGCATTCCATTCACATTGAATATTATGCTTTCGTGACTGACAATATCGGACAGCAGATCTTGACACTATTAGAAAAGAAAGCCGCAGAAGGCGTGGAAGTTCGCTTACTTTACGATGCGTTTGGTTCACATGGCACAAAAACAAAAGATTTCAAGAAGTTGGTCGAAAATGGTGGGCATGTCCACACGTTCATCACTTCGCAACGCGCACTTTTACGCTTTCGTTTGAATTACCATGATCACCGAAAAATCATTGTGGTTGACGGCAAGATCGGCTACACCGGTGGCTTCAATATTGCCAATCAATACGTCAATCATACAAAAAAATTCGGCTACTGGCGTGATACACATATTCGTATCTATGGTGCCGCAGCCTCTTTACTACAACTACGCTTTTTAATGGATTGGAACGTCTCTGTTCCAGATCAAAAAAAAGTCGGTTATCATTTAGATTATTTTTACAAAGTCGACAAAAAAGATCAGGATCAACTATACCAGACATCGATCCAACTTGTTTCTAGTGGACCGAACAATGAGCGTGAACAAATCAAGTTATCATTTATCAAGCTGATCAGTTCAGCAAAAAAACGGGTCTGGATCCAAACACCTTATTTAGTTCCTGATGAAAGTGTGATTGCTGCGTTAAAAATCGCGGCGGCTTCAGGTGTAGAAGTAAAAATCATGATCCCAAACAAGCCAGATCATCCATTCATCTATCGCGCGACACAGTACTATGCACGTCAACTGATCAAAGAAAATATCCAGATCTTGGTTTATGAGAATGGTTTTTTACATGCAAAAACACTGATCATGGACGACGAAATCTGCATGGTCGGCTCAGCCAACCAGGATATCCGCAGCTACCGCTTGAATTTTGAAAGTAGTGCGATCATCTATGATCCAGCTTTCCTACAACAATTAGCTGATCAATTCGTACTTGATGAAAAAGCAAGTATCCCGATGACGACTGAAACAGTCAAAGAAATGTCAAATTGGTTGTTGTTCAAGCAACAGATTTCAAGGCTTTTCTCACCGATTTTGTAA
- a CDS encoding cation-translocating P-type ATPase, translated as MENKEHTQSTVYKESIDTLMQQTQSSPDGLSSTQAKEKLERDGLNQLKEAPKKPTWKLFLETFKDAMVIVLLVVALIQMVMGDYIEFFVIFAVLMLNSVISVIQTKKAEGSLEALKNLSAPDAKVIRDGKEMTIPANELVVGDIVLLDAGDYVPADGRLLEAGSLKVDEGMLTGESTSAEKEVVEITQTVPIGDRSNMVFSGTIITYGRGKFLVTATGNNTEIGEVAGLLESTTEQVTPLQRGLDKFSKKLSLAILGLSLVILGIQLFRIYMGGGTGDMTADIVSAIMFAVAVAVAAIPEALQSIVTIVLSLGTNKMAKRHAIIRKLPAVETLGSTSIICTDKTGTLTQNKMTVVDYYLANGATGDFSNDPKNWSVDERRLIEISVLANDASISEDGSKLGDPTEVAFIDFSEKLNQPYREIRQSNPRQAELPFDSDRKLMSTAHEIDQDKFLFVKGGPDIVFGRSTKALVNGEVVPMTDELMKKFQEQNEAFSKRALRVLAFAYRPINSLDLSFDDEDDLILVGIMAMIDPPRDEVTQAVKEAKSAGIKTIMITGDHKTTAVAIAKEIGIFAEGDQALTGTELDDLTEDQLNEVLEKVTVYARVSPENKIRIVRAWQTKGHISAMTGDGVNDAPALKQADIGIAMGTGTDVAKDAAAMVLTDDNFASIVSAVEVGRNVFDNIKKAISYLFSGNLGAIIAIIFALVADWSNPFTALQLLFINLVNDSLPAIALGTEKAEPATMKRPPRDPNSGIFTDKTLISVTYRGILIGIAVIFAQWLGMQHSPEFGVAMSFSTLIWCRTLQTFPARSNTQTAIQAGFFSNRSVLLAVAVCSALYCIAMIPGLKEVFSIPAAFGLTEVFTCIGIALVTIVLMEITKMILVRVQGNK; from the coding sequence TTGGAAAACAAGGAACACACTCAATCAACGGTCTACAAAGAATCGATCGACACGTTGATGCAACAAACGCAAAGCTCACCTGACGGGTTGAGTAGTACGCAAGCAAAAGAAAAATTAGAAAGAGATGGCTTGAACCAACTGAAGGAAGCACCTAAGAAGCCAACCTGGAAGCTGTTTTTGGAAACATTCAAAGATGCTATGGTCATCGTGTTACTCGTGGTTGCATTGATTCAAATGGTAATGGGCGACTACATCGAATTTTTCGTTATCTTTGCCGTGTTGATGTTGAACTCAGTGATCAGTGTGATCCAAACGAAAAAAGCAGAAGGTTCACTTGAAGCATTGAAAAACCTGTCTGCACCGGATGCAAAAGTGATCCGTGACGGAAAAGAAATGACGATTCCGGCGAATGAATTAGTAGTTGGCGATATCGTTTTACTTGATGCTGGTGACTATGTGCCGGCGGATGGACGTCTATTAGAAGCTGGTTCATTGAAAGTCGATGAAGGTATGTTGACTGGTGAATCGACATCAGCAGAAAAAGAAGTCGTAGAAATCACTCAGACTGTGCCGATCGGTGATCGCTCGAACATGGTGTTTAGTGGAACGATCATTACTTACGGTCGTGGGAAATTTTTAGTTACGGCAACAGGAAACAACACCGAAATCGGTGAAGTTGCTGGTTTGTTAGAATCAACAACGGAACAAGTTACACCATTACAGCGTGGTTTAGATAAATTCAGTAAGAAGTTAAGTTTAGCCATTTTAGGCTTATCATTGGTGATCTTAGGTATCCAGTTATTCCGTATCTACATGGGTGGCGGAACTGGAGATATGACGGCGGATATCGTTAGTGCGATCATGTTTGCTGTAGCGGTTGCGGTAGCAGCGATCCCAGAAGCATTGCAATCGATCGTAACGATCGTGTTGTCATTAGGAACAAATAAAATGGCGAAGCGACATGCGATCATCCGTAAATTACCAGCGGTGGAAACATTAGGTTCAACGAGTATCATTTGTACAGATAAAACAGGAACATTGACACAAAACAAAATGACAGTTGTTGACTATTACTTAGCGAATGGAGCAACGGGTGATTTTTCAAATGATCCGAAAAACTGGTCGGTCGATGAACGTCGTTTGATTGAAATCAGTGTGTTAGCAAATGATGCATCAATCAGTGAAGATGGTTCAAAATTAGGGGATCCAACAGAAGTTGCTTTTATTGACTTCAGTGAAAAATTGAATCAACCTTACCGTGAGATCCGTCAAAGCAATCCTAGACAAGCAGAATTACCGTTTGACTCCGATCGAAAATTGATGTCAACTGCCCATGAAATCGATCAAGACAAATTCTTATTTGTCAAAGGTGGACCAGATATCGTCTTTGGTCGCAGTACGAAGGCATTAGTAAATGGCGAAGTCGTGCCAATGACAGATGAATTGATGAAAAAATTCCAAGAACAAAACGAAGCATTTTCAAAACGTGCATTGCGTGTTTTAGCCTTTGCTTATCGTCCAATCAATAGCTTGGACTTATCATTTGATGATGAAGATGATTTGATCTTAGTGGGGATCATGGCAATGATCGATCCGCCAAGAGACGAAGTCACTCAAGCGGTCAAAGAAGCGAAAAGTGCTGGGATCAAAACGATCATGATCACTGGAGACCACAAAACGACTGCGGTAGCCATTGCAAAAGAAATCGGTATTTTTGCTGAAGGTGACCAAGCATTGACTGGTACAGAATTAGATGATCTTACAGAAGACCAATTAAATGAAGTGTTAGAAAAAGTAACGGTTTATGCACGTGTATCACCGGAAAATAAAATCCGTATCGTGCGTGCTTGGCAAACAAAAGGCCATATCTCTGCAATGACTGGTGACGGAGTAAACGATGCGCCAGCCTTGAAACAAGCAGATATTGGTATTGCCATGGGTACAGGTACTGACGTAGCGAAAGATGCTGCGGCAATGGTTCTGACAGATGATAACTTTGCATCGATCGTTAGCGCGGTAGAAGTAGGACGTAATGTTTTTGATAATATCAAAAAAGCCATCTCTTACTTGTTCTCAGGAAACTTAGGTGCGATCATCGCAATCATCTTTGCTTTAGTTGCGGATTGGTCAAATCCATTTACAGCGTTACAATTGTTGTTCATCAACTTAGTCAATGACTCGTTGCCAGCAATTGCCTTAGGAACAGAAAAAGCAGAACCTGCGACAATGAAACGTCCGCCAAGAGATCCAAATTCAGGTATCTTTACGGATAAAACATTGATCTCTGTGACTTATCGTGGGATCTTGATCGGTATTGCGGTTATTTTTGCTCAATGGTTAGGGATGCAACATTCACCTGAATTCGGTGTAGCAATGTCATTTTCTACCTTGATTTGGTGTCGTACATTGCAAACATTCCCTGCACGTTCAAACACGCAAACAGCGATCCAAGCTGGTTTCTTCTCAAACCGCAGTGTGTTGTTAGCGGTGGCTGTATGTAGCGCACTATACTGCATTGCCATGATTCCAGGATTAAAAGAAGTCTTCTCGATCCCAGCAGCATTTGGATTGACTGAAGTATTCACTTGTATCGGAATCGCGCTTGTAACGATCGTATTGATGGAAATCACTAAGATGATTTTGGTACGTGTGCAAGGAAATAAATAA